A single window of Salvia splendens isolate huo1 chromosome 6, SspV2, whole genome shotgun sequence DNA harbors:
- the LOC121808094 gene encoding ras-related protein Rab11B-like isoform X1 has translation MAGGYRADDDYDYLFKLVLIGDSGVGKSNLLSRFTRNEFNLESKSTIGVEFATRSIRVDDKIIKAQIWDTAGQERYRAITSAYYRGAVGALLVYDVTRHITFENVERWLKELRDHTDQNIVIMLVGNKADLRHLRAVSTEDATAFAERENTYFMETSALESLNVENAFTEALTQIYHVVSRKALDIGDDPSALPKGQTINIGDDVSAVKKVGCCSI, from the exons ATGGCCGGGGGATATAGGGCGGACGACGACTACGATTATCTCTTCAAGCTGGTGCTGATCGGCGATTCCGGCGTCGGTAAATCGAATCTGCTGTCCCGATTTACGCGGAACGAGTTCAACCTCGAGTCAAAGTCCACCATAGGCGTCGAATTCGCCACGCGGAGCATTCGCGTCGACGATAAGATTATCAAGGCTCAGATTTGGGATACCGCTGGCCAGGAACG ATACCGTGCAATCACGAGTGCCTACTACCGGGGGGCTGTTGGGGCGTTGCTTGTCTATGACGTCACTCGGCACATCACGTTTGAGAATGTTGAGAGATGGTTGAAGGAGCTTCGTGATCACACGGACCAGAACATCGTGATCATGCTCGTGGGAAACAAGGCAGATCTGCGCCACCTGCGCGCTGTCTCCACTGAGGACGCCACTGCCTTTGCCGAGAGGGAAAATACCTATTTCATGGAGACGTCCGCCCTCGAGTCTCTGAATGTTGAGAACGCTTTCACAGAGGCGCTAACCCAAATATACCATGTAGTTAGTCGCAAAGCACTTGATATCGGGGACGATCCTTCCGCTTTGCCCAAGGGACAAACCATAAACATTGGGGACGACGTCTCAGCCGTGAAAAAGGTAGGTTGTTGCTCGATATGA
- the LOC121808093 gene encoding probable E3 ubiquitin-protein ligase ZFP1 isoform X2, which produces MGHRNTQFTGHITDMETDQQGHDPEPCIFYGSIANFPHHSFHSMVPAPGNPGNFNFPHIPERHDSTLFYGMPQLNGPQRQHPAPNLDLAIAAPSGHYHPYMAPPSGIRDFPVQVNHGTHDQLSLSQVVGIPTDTYSSSIPYVDSMRASFKRKNAEGASGSYHYHNASAGPSSSVAAGAPMVVESDITLIDPTSFLVPNYGSNDPTLAVESGSQRSARNRFRMVGHESVVAHNGGHLIQGNFAAPAGNPWLDIHYGANNGDVGTFTWAHAPLHYTHGVQVPPPSMQGIRGYNVNLPSQVAASAHQISMISAPNTGITHFQDARSFFVAPVPPRREIMLDASARHQALPHMRVLPEDEVAMLGIHEASDALAHMRLDIDHMSYEELLALGEQIGSVGTGVSVEFLGNHLKLRKFSSGINLEEAACQDQQINLCVICQTEYEDGEEIGGVDCGHEYHRECIKKWLLTKNTCPVCKSTALNPERLP; this is translated from the exons ATGGGACACCGAAATACTCAGTTCACTGGTCATATAACTGATATGGAAACCGATCAACAAGGTCATGATCCTGAACCTTGCATCTTTTATGGGAGTATAGCGAACTTTCCTCATCATAGCTTTCACTCAATGGTCCCCGCACCAGGAAACCCTGGTAATTTCAACTTCCCCCATATTCCAGAACGTCATGACAGTACCTTGTTCTATGGAATGCCACAGTTAAACGGTCCCCAGCGTCAGCATCCAGCCCCGAATCTCGATTTAGCTATCGCTGCGCCATCCGGCCATTATCATCCGTATATGGCTCCCCCATCTGGTATTAGAGATTTCCCTGTCCAAGTCAATCATGGGACGCACGATCAGTTGTCACTTTCGCAGGTCGTTGGTATACCTACAGACACCTACAGCAGTAGCATACCGTACGTGGACAGCATGAGAGCGTCATTTAAGAGGAAAAATGCGGAGGGGGCTTCCGGTAGTTACCATTATCACAATGCTTCTGCAGGTCCTAGTTCTTCGGTTGCAGCTGGGGCTCCTATGGTTGTGGAATCTGATATTACCTTAATAGACCCAACTTCTTTCCTTGTGCCTAATTATGGCAGTAATGACCCGACGTTAGCTGTTGAAAGTGGCTCTCAAAGAAGTGCGAGGAACAGGTTCCGCATGGTTGGCCACGAGTCTGTTGTGGCACATAATGGTGGCCATTTGATTCAAGGCAATTTCGCTGCTCCGGCCGGAAATCCTTGGTTGGACATACATTATGGCGCAAACAACGGTGATGTTGGCACTTTTACATGGGCTCATGCTCCTTTACACTACACGCATG GTGTTCAAGTCCCACCGCCATCTATGCAAGGCATCCGAGGATACAATGTTAACCTCCCATCACAAGTGGCTGCGTCTGCCCATCAAATCTCGATGATTAGCGCTCCAAATACAGGAATCACTCATTTCCAGGATGCCAGGTCATTTTTCGTGGCGCCCGTCCCACCACGGAGGGAAATCATGCTTGACGCAAGCGCACGACACCAAGCTCTTCCTCACATGAGAGTTCTTCCCGAGGAT GAAGTCGCCATGCTAGGTATCCACGAAGCAAGTGATGCGCTTGCTCATATGCGTTTGGACATAGATCACATGTCGTATGAG GAGCTTCTTGCGTTGGGAGAGCAGATCGGCAGTGTGGGCACCGGAGTGTCTGTGGAGTTCCTCGGAAATCATTTGAAGCTAAGAAAATTTTCTTCCGGCATCAACCTTGAAGAAGCAGCATGCCAGGATCAACAAATTAATTTGTGTGTCATATGCCAG ACGGAATACGAGGATGGGGAGGAAATCGGAGGTGTGGACTGTGGACATGAATACCACAGAGAGTGCATAAAAAAGTGGCTGCTCACGAAGAACACTTGTCCCGTCTGCAAATCAACGGCCTTGAACCCGGAACGCTTACCCTAA
- the LOC121808094 gene encoding ras-related protein Rab11B-like isoform X2, which translates to MAGGYRADDDYDYLFKLVLIGDSGVGKSNLLSRFTRNEFNLESKSTIGVEFATRSIRVDDKIIKAQIWDTAGQERYRAITSAYYRGAVGALLVYDVTRHITFENVERWLKELRDHTDQNIVIMLVGNKADLRHLRAVSTEDATAFAERENTYFMETSALESLNVENAFTEALTQIYHVVSRKALDIGDDPSALPKGQTINIGDDVSAVKKG; encoded by the exons ATGGCCGGGGGATATAGGGCGGACGACGACTACGATTATCTCTTCAAGCTGGTGCTGATCGGCGATTCCGGCGTCGGTAAATCGAATCTGCTGTCCCGATTTACGCGGAACGAGTTCAACCTCGAGTCAAAGTCCACCATAGGCGTCGAATTCGCCACGCGGAGCATTCGCGTCGACGATAAGATTATCAAGGCTCAGATTTGGGATACCGCTGGCCAGGAACG ATACCGTGCAATCACGAGTGCCTACTACCGGGGGGCTGTTGGGGCGTTGCTTGTCTATGACGTCACTCGGCACATCACGTTTGAGAATGTTGAGAGATGGTTGAAGGAGCTTCGTGATCACACGGACCAGAACATCGTGATCATGCTCGTGGGAAACAAGGCAGATCTGCGCCACCTGCGCGCTGTCTCCACTGAGGACGCCACTGCCTTTGCCGAGAGGGAAAATACCTATTTCATGGAGACGTCCGCCCTCGAGTCTCTGAATGTTGAGAACGCTTTCACAGAGGCGCTAACCCAAATATACCATGTAGTTAGTCGCAAAGCACTTGATATCGGGGACGATCCTTCCGCTTTGCCCAAGGGACAAACCATAAACATTGGGGACGACGTCTCAGCCGTGAAAAAG GGCTGA
- the LOC121808093 gene encoding probable E3 ubiquitin-protein ligase ZFP1 isoform X1, whose product MGHRNTQFTGHITDMETDQQGHDPEPCIFYGSIANFPHHSFHSMVPAPGNPGNFNFPHIPERHDSTLFYGMPQLNGPQRQHPAPNLDLAIAAPSGHYHPYMAPPSGIRDFPVQVNHGTHDQLSLSQVVGIPTDTYSSSIPYVDSMRASFKRKNAEGASGSYHYHNASAGPSSSVAAGAPMVVESDITLIDPTSFLVPNYGSNDPTLAVESGSQRSARNRFRMVGHESVVAHNGGHLIQGNFAAPAGNPWLDIHYGANNGDVGTFTWAHAPLHYTHAWPQGVQVPPPSMQGIRGYNVNLPSQVAASAHQISMISAPNTGITHFQDARSFFVAPVPPRREIMLDASARHQALPHMRVLPEDEVAMLGIHEASDALAHMRLDIDHMSYEELLALGEQIGSVGTGVSVEFLGNHLKLRKFSSGINLEEAACQDQQINLCVICQTEYEDGEEIGGVDCGHEYHRECIKKWLLTKNTCPVCKSTALNPERLP is encoded by the exons ATGGGACACCGAAATACTCAGTTCACTGGTCATATAACTGATATGGAAACCGATCAACAAGGTCATGATCCTGAACCTTGCATCTTTTATGGGAGTATAGCGAACTTTCCTCATCATAGCTTTCACTCAATGGTCCCCGCACCAGGAAACCCTGGTAATTTCAACTTCCCCCATATTCCAGAACGTCATGACAGTACCTTGTTCTATGGAATGCCACAGTTAAACGGTCCCCAGCGTCAGCATCCAGCCCCGAATCTCGATTTAGCTATCGCTGCGCCATCCGGCCATTATCATCCGTATATGGCTCCCCCATCTGGTATTAGAGATTTCCCTGTCCAAGTCAATCATGGGACGCACGATCAGTTGTCACTTTCGCAGGTCGTTGGTATACCTACAGACACCTACAGCAGTAGCATACCGTACGTGGACAGCATGAGAGCGTCATTTAAGAGGAAAAATGCGGAGGGGGCTTCCGGTAGTTACCATTATCACAATGCTTCTGCAGGTCCTAGTTCTTCGGTTGCAGCTGGGGCTCCTATGGTTGTGGAATCTGATATTACCTTAATAGACCCAACTTCTTTCCTTGTGCCTAATTATGGCAGTAATGACCCGACGTTAGCTGTTGAAAGTGGCTCTCAAAGAAGTGCGAGGAACAGGTTCCGCATGGTTGGCCACGAGTCTGTTGTGGCACATAATGGTGGCCATTTGATTCAAGGCAATTTCGCTGCTCCGGCCGGAAATCCTTGGTTGGACATACATTATGGCGCAAACAACGGTGATGTTGGCACTTTTACATGGGCTCATGCTCCTTTACACTACACGCATG CATGGCCTCAAGGTGTTCAAGTCCCACCGCCATCTATGCAAGGCATCCGAGGATACAATGTTAACCTCCCATCACAAGTGGCTGCGTCTGCCCATCAAATCTCGATGATTAGCGCTCCAAATACAGGAATCACTCATTTCCAGGATGCCAGGTCATTTTTCGTGGCGCCCGTCCCACCACGGAGGGAAATCATGCTTGACGCAAGCGCACGACACCAAGCTCTTCCTCACATGAGAGTTCTTCCCGAGGAT GAAGTCGCCATGCTAGGTATCCACGAAGCAAGTGATGCGCTTGCTCATATGCGTTTGGACATAGATCACATGTCGTATGAG GAGCTTCTTGCGTTGGGAGAGCAGATCGGCAGTGTGGGCACCGGAGTGTCTGTGGAGTTCCTCGGAAATCATTTGAAGCTAAGAAAATTTTCTTCCGGCATCAACCTTGAAGAAGCAGCATGCCAGGATCAACAAATTAATTTGTGTGTCATATGCCAG ACGGAATACGAGGATGGGGAGGAAATCGGAGGTGTGGACTGTGGACATGAATACCACAGAGAGTGCATAAAAAAGTGGCTGCTCACGAAGAACACTTGTCCCGTCTGCAAATCAACGGCCTTGAACCCGGAACGCTTACCCTAA